From a single Pelmatolapia mariae isolate MD_Pm_ZW linkage group LG20, Pm_UMD_F_2, whole genome shotgun sequence genomic region:
- the LOC134619469 gene encoding uncharacterized protein LOC134619469 gives MCRLTLLIKLLLLHYASQSKIDIKRSCNEDVSLECPVAEKSNFLSVAWYKVNNGNKHGIIRRGKDEEPMYYNFSREVTFGEKQNLLLRKVLPADSGDYECVISANVGGQNHNHKVSLIVDECVPTAPLTTLNYLNTTLTTPTSPPCQTQVLDLPVTWSTAGYAAVALAKIVLSLIVIWIIHLRSSRQRYNRWHS, from the exons ATGTGCAGGCTGACATTGCTCATCAAG CTGTTGCTGTTGCATTATGCGAGCCAGAGTAAAATCGATATCAAAAGAAGCTGCAATGAAGATGTCTCACTTGAGTGTCCAGTTGCTGAAAAGAGCAATTTCCTCTCTGTGGCATGGTACAAG GTAAACAATGGGAATAAACATGGCATTATCAGGAGGGGAAAGGATGAGGAACCAATGTACTACAACTTTTCTCGTGAGGTCACATTTGGGGAGAAGCAGAATCTACTTCTGCGTAAGGTTTTACCTGCCGATTCAGGCGATTACGAGTGTGTCATCAGCGCAAATGTAGGGGGTCAAAACCATAATCACAAAGTCAGCCTGATCGTTGATG AGTGCGTGCCCACAGCTCCACTGACAACACTGAATTATTTGAACACAACATTGACAACTCCGACCAGTCCGCCCTGCCAGACACAAGTCCTGGACCTGCCGGTCACGTGGAGCACAGCTGGCTATGCGGCAGTGGCCCTGGCCAAAATAGTTCTGTCTCTAATCGTCATCTGG ATTATTCATCTCAGATCTTCAAGGCAACGATATAATAGGTGGCATAGCTGA